ATTCATCTCGTGACAGGAGATGCAGAATTGCTCGGTATTCGTCGCTTCCATCGCGGTGTTGAAACCGCCCCAGAAAAAGACGCCGATGACGAAGCCGACCGCCAATAGGCCGCCGAGCGAGTACTTCACGCTCGGACGGCGAAGACGCGCCAACAGGCCGCCGGAATGTTGTTTGGGATTGCTGTCTCGATCCGTCATGAGAATCTTCCTCGTCACCCCTCCGGGCCGAAGCCCGGAGGGTGTCAGAACCCGATCGACGAGGCGATCAGTAGATGTCCTGCATCGTGTTGAACACGTTGAACTTGCCGGTTGGCGTGACAATCGCGGGGTCGGTGATGACCTTCTTCAGCTTGAGGGTCTTGTCGTCGTAGATCACGATCGCCGACTGGTCCGTCTTGCCGCCCCACAGCGAGATCCACACTTCGTCGCCCGCCTCGTTGTACTCCGGGTGCGTCGCGCGACGAATCGCCTTGCTTTCGGGCAGACCGGAGTCCTTCGCGACGTCCAGGCGCTTCGGTTCCTTCGCCAGGTCGTTCATGTCGAAGACATAAACCGACTCGGCGACCTCGCGTTCCGGGTTCATCGGCGCGTCAGCCCACAGGTTCTTCGACTTCGGGTGGGTCTTGACGAACAGGTTGCCCGCGCCCGGCATCTTCAGCTCCTGCACGACCTTCCAGTTCTGGTCCTTGTGCTTGGCATACTTGGCCTCTTCCGACGCGGTCGAAATCACCGAAATCACGTCGGCGCCGAGGTGGCCGGTCGTCCACACCGGACCGAACTGCGGATGCACGAAGTTCGCGCCGCGGCCCGGGTGCGGAATCTTCGCCGTGTCGATGAGCGCGGCGAGCTTGCCGGTCTTCGTATCGACCGCGGCGACCTTGTTCGACGCGTTCGCCGCGACCATGAAGTAGCGCTTGGAGGCGTCCCAGCCGCCGTCGTGCAGGAACTTCGCCGATTCGATCGTCGTCGTCTTCAGGTTCTTGATGTCGGTGTAGTCGACGAGCATGATCTGGCCCGTCTCCTTGACGTTGACGACCCACTCCGGCTTGATGTGCGACGCGACGATCGACGCGACGCGCGGCTCCGGGTGGTACTCGCCGTCGACCGTCTGGCCGCGCGTCGACACGACCTTGATCGGCTCGAGCGTCTCGCCGTCCATGATCGAGTACTGGGGCGGCCAGTAGGTGCCGCCGATCAGGTATTTGTCTTCAAAGCCCTTGAACTTCGAGGTGTCGACCGAACGCGCATCGGAGCCGAGGCGCACCGTCGCGACCGTCTTCGGCTCCTCGTACCACATGTCGATGATCGTCGTCAGGCCGTCACGACCGACGGTATAGACGTAGCGCCCCGACGCCGATAGCCTCGAGATATGCACCGCGTAGCCGGTGTCGAGCACTTTCCAGATCTTGTGCGTGTCGCCGTCGATCAGCGCGAGCTTGCCGGCGTCGCGCAGCGTCACCGCGAAGACGTTCTTCAGGTTGATGTTGTTCATCTGCTTCTTCGGACGCTCGGCAACCGGAACAAGCAGCTTCCAGCTGTTCTTCATGTCCTGCAGCGAGAACTCGGGCGGCACATCCGGGGTGTTCTGGATGTAGCGCGCCATCATGTTGATCTCTTCCTTCGTCAGGATGTCGTCGTAGTTGACCATCCCGCCTTCGGTGCCGTAGGCGATGATCTTCTCGAGACGTTCGGTGCCGAGCTTGAGCGTGCCGCCCTCGGTCTTGGTTCCGTCGGCCGCGGTCTTGGCCCAGTGCGGTTCCAGATTTTTCCCGGTCGCCCCCTTGCGCAGCACGCCGTGGCAGCCGGCGCAGCGCTCGAAGTAGATCTGCTTCGCCTTGTCCTTTTCGTCCTGGGTCATTTCGGGAGCAGATTGCGCCCAAACCGTGCCCACGGCCAGCGGCAGCAACGCCAGCGCGAACGCCTTGCCCATCCAACTCTTGTTTTGCACGTCTTTCTCCTTAAGCAGCTCGGGATGTGAAACAACAATGCAGCCAGTATCGATCTGATAACCGCGGACGATCCTTGATATGCGTTAAATTTCCCTATCCCCTCTGTGGATAAAATTGTGCAGCATAAAAAACCTCTCATTACAACGTAAAACGCATAAGCAAATTGCAACACCTGCAGTTGCCCGCGGAAACGCAACATCGCGGTTTTACCGGGGTGCGCACGAGGTTTCCGATGCGTGGCGGAAACTCACTCGCGCTTGTGTCCCTTTGGTGCTGAGCCACCGATCCGCAGCCCCGTTTTCTTCAGGATTGCCGACGAGAACAACACGTCGCGGCTGCGGCAGGCGCCGGGAAAACGGGCCGCGATACGGCTCGAAATGTCGCTGATCTGCTGCCGCACCTCGTCATGGCTGCGCCCGTGAACCATCGCGAAGAGGTTGTACGGCCAGTCCGGGAGACGGCGCGGACGTCGATAGCAGTGCGTGACGGCCTCGAGTGCACCGATGAACTCGCCCACGGCATCGACACATTCGTCCGCAACATCCCACACGCTCATGCCGTTCGCGGTGTAGCCGATCGCGTAATGATTCGGTACCGCGCCGATGCGACGGATGATTCCGCGCTCGAGCATCCCGCGGACGCGACAAAGCAGTTCGTCGACCGGCAGCCCGACTTCCCGCGCCACTTCGTCCCACGGCTCGGGGACTAGCGGCAGACCGCCCTGGGTCGCGACGATGATGCGTCGCTCGATCGCCTCGTCGCAACCGACGCCGGGCGCGCAGCCGAGGGCGCCGTCCTGCGGGGGTGGATTTTCGCAGTGCGCGGCCATCACGCCTCCAGCTTCATTTCGACGAAGTACTCCCGTTCCTTCGGAAACAGGAACACCGGCAGCCCGGTCGCCGCTTCGATCCGTCTTGCCGTCTCGGCTATGCCCTGCGGATTTTCGGTCGCGAGGACGAACCACATGTTGAGCGCGTGGTCGCGACGGTAGTTGTGTGCCACTTCGGCAAAGGCATTCACTTCGGCGGTGACGCGCTCGAAATCGGGTTCGGGCACGCTGATGGCGGCGAGGCAGAACGCGCCGCCGATCCGCTCGATCTGGAACATCGGGCCGAACCGGGTCAGCACCCGCTGATCGAGCAGGCGCTGCAGCCGGTCGATGACCTGCCTCTCGTCGATCCCGAGCCGGACCGCGACGTCGGCAAACGGCTTGCGCACCAGCGGAAAATCCCCTTGCAGCATGTTGATCAGCACCCGGTCGGTCTCGTCGAGCAGCGACGCCTGCCCTTTCGCTGTCGCTCGGCTCATGCGTCACCGTCCGCGAGATAACGCGCGCCCTGCTGCTTGAAGCGCCGGGTGCTGAACAGCACGGCGCCGGACCAACGATTCATCTGGTGGCGTGCAGCGATGGCTTCGCGCACCTCGAGCACCGCTTCGCGCGACTTGCCATGGATCATGCAGAACAGGTTGTACGGCCAGTCCGGCACGACGCGGCTGCGCCGGTAGCAAAGCGTCACTGCAGGCTCGGCAGCGAGACTGCGGCCCAGTTCGCTGACCTGGTCGTCCGGAACATCCCAGACGCACATCGCGTTCGCGCGAAAGCCGAGCTCATGATGGCGTACGACGATTCCGAAACGCTTGATCAGGCCGTTTTCGAGCCACGAAGCGATCAACTCGATGACCATCGCTTCGCTGAGCCCGACCTTGCGCCCGAGCGCGTCGAACGGGCGCGGCAGCAACGGCAACCCCGCCTGCAACGCCGTCATCAACCGACGCTCGAGGCCGGGCAGCGCGCACGCCGTCTCGCCGAGGGGCGGCAAATCGCCTCTCGCAGCGCTGACTGCGCCGCGCACCGCCCCGCCGAGATCGAAGCCCAGATCGATGTGGAACTCTTCTTCGAGCGGCAGCACGACGACCCTGCAGCCGGTGTCCCGCTCGATTTCCGCAACGACCTGCTGCAATCGCTGCTCCGACGCCGCCGTGATCACGAACCACAGATTGAGTGAATGTTCGCGCTGGTAGTTGTGATTCACTTCCGGCACTGCGCTGATGCGGGCAGCGATCGACTCGAGCCGCGCTAGCGGTGCGGCGAGCGCCGCCAGCGCGCTCGCGCCGACGCGCCGCGGCGCGAATACCGCTCCCACCCGGCTGACGACGCCGGAGTCCAGCCAGTCCTGCAGCGCGGCGAGCACAGCCGGCTCGCTCAGTCCGCATTGTGCGGCGATCGCGACGAACGGCTCGGAAACGAGCGGAAAGCCGCGCTGGTAGTCATTGAGCAGGCGAAACGCGGCCGCCTGGGGCTGATGAACCACTTCGCGCCCGGCCATTGTCGTGGTGCACATCTGCGTGGCGCTCGTGCAGGGCATGTCCTAGAACCCTGTCCGGAAGGCGCGACTGGTGAAGAAAATGCCGCTCGGGCTGGCGGCCGGGAGTTCGGCACGCTTGTCGCGCTTCGCTGTCCCGTAGATCACGACCTTGTTGTCGTCACGCGCAGACACCCAGACCTCCTCGCCTTTCGGGGCGAATTCCATATGGAGAATGGCCCGACCTGGCTGCAGCGTATCGACTATGTTGTTCTGGATGGTATCGATCACCTGGACCCAGCCGTTGTCCGGGAAGGCGAAATTGACCCACACTTCGCGGCCGTCGGGCCTCGCCATCACGAACACCGGCTGGCTCTTGACCGGAATCCGCGCGATCTCCTTCCAGCTGCCGAGCTCGACGACCAGGACCTCGTGACGGCCGATCGCCGGCAGATAGGCACGTCCCCCGGCAACGGCCCAGCCGCGCAGGTGCGGCATCTTGTACACCGGCAACGCCTGCTCGCCCCGGCCGTAGCCGGGCAGGATGGTGCGCACGCCCTTTTCGGCATGCCACAGGTCGAGCATCGACAGACCGTCCTCGCCGAACAGCCCGGCAATGTAGTAGCGCCCGTCCGGCGTCACCAGCGCATCGTACGGCTGCTTGCCGGACGGGTAACGCTCGGTTTTCGGATGCTGCGGATCGGACAGATCGGTGACGCGGATTTCGTTCGCGTCGAACAGCGAATAGACGAAACGGTTGCCCGGCAGATCGGCCAGGCCGACGACTTTCGAGCGCTTGCCATCGGGGCCGTAGGCGGCCGGCACGTCGGCGAGCAGTTCGAGCGTGCCCGCGTCGAAAGCCTTGATTCCGCCGGGTTCGTAGTTCTGCGCGACGAGGATTCGTCCGTCCTGGGAAATCGCGCCGCCGATCGCGTTGCCGGCCTGTACCACGCGGTTCGCGATCGTCGCGGTGAGGAGATCGACTTTGGTCAGCCCCCCGTCGCGACCGAACACGTAGGCATAACGGCTGTCGCGGGAAAACACCACCGATGCATGGGACAGATCGCCGAGGCCGGAAACTTGCGCGAGCGCCCGGCGCTGCGTCGTCTCGATGACCTGCAACCGTCCGGTCGCACGCTCGACGATGACGCCGAGATCGCCGGTGCCACGCAAGGCGACCGGCGGTTGGGACGCGCACGCCGACAGCAGGAGCATCGCGACTGTCAATGCTGCACGCTTCACTTTGCTTCCGGGCATCGTCCGTCTCTCTTTGTCGGGCAGGTTTGTGCCGGCCGGCCAAGGGCTCATTACCGCGTCCCCGCCGTCCGTTGGGCGGATTGCGGGCCGCCATCCGCGGGAAAGCCTTCGAGGAGCCGTTCCACGACCCATGCAGCTTCCGATTCCTCGATCAGGCCGCGAAACGGCGGCATCGGTGTGCCGGGGCGGCCCCCGATAATCGTCGCGACCAGTCCCTCCGAAGGTTTGCCCCGCAGCGCCGCCGGGGTGAGAGCCGGGCCGAGGCCGCCCTGCAAGGTCAGCCCGTGACACGATCCGCAGTCCTGGCGAACCATATGCACCAGCTCGCGCTGCCGCTTGTCGTCGGGGGCGGGACCCTGGGCGTGGACCGGGACAACCAGCGCCGGAAGGAAAGCCGCGATCAGGATGCTTCGACAGAACACGCTCGGGTCCTCGTCAGTCCGCACTGGAAAGGTTGGCCATCACGGACGGGAGGCGAGACGCCGACCTGATCCGC
The window above is part of the Azoarcus sp. PA01 genome. Proteins encoded here:
- a CDS encoding nitrite reductase gives rise to the protein MQNKSWMGKAFALALLPLAVGTVWAQSAPEMTQDEKDKAKQIYFERCAGCHGVLRKGATGKNLEPHWAKTAADGTKTEGGTLKLGTERLEKIIAYGTEGGMVNYDDILTKEEINMMARYIQNTPDVPPEFSLQDMKNSWKLLVPVAERPKKQMNNINLKNVFAVTLRDAGKLALIDGDTHKIWKVLDTGYAVHISRLSASGRYVYTVGRDGLTTIIDMWYEEPKTVATVRLGSDARSVDTSKFKGFEDKYLIGGTYWPPQYSIMDGETLEPIKVVSTRGQTVDGEYHPEPRVASIVASHIKPEWVVNVKETGQIMLVDYTDIKNLKTTTIESAKFLHDGGWDASKRYFMVAANASNKVAAVDTKTGKLAALIDTAKIPHPGRGANFVHPQFGPVWTTGHLGADVISVISTASEEAKYAKHKDQNWKVVQELKMPGAGNLFVKTHPKSKNLWADAPMNPEREVAESVYVFDMNDLAKEPKRLDVAKDSGLPESKAIRRATHPEYNEAGDEVWISLWGGKTDQSAIVIYDDKTLKLKKVITDPAIVTPTGKFNVFNTMQDIY
- a CDS encoding Lrp/AsnC family transcriptional regulator, with product MMAAHCENPPPQDGALGCAPGVGCDEAIERRIIVATQGGLPLVPEPWDEVAREVGLPVDELLCRVRGMLERGIIRRIGAVPNHYAIGYTANGMSVWDVADECVDAVGEFIGALEAVTHCYRRPRRLPDWPYNLFAMVHGRSHDEVRQQISDISSRIAARFPGACRSRDVLFSSAILKKTGLRIGGSAPKGHKRE
- a CDS encoding AsnC family transcriptional regulator — its product is MSRATAKGQASLLDETDRVLINMLQGDFPLVRKPFADVAVRLGIDERQVIDRLQRLLDQRVLTRFGPMFQIERIGGAFCLAAISVPEPDFERVTAEVNAFAEVAHNYRRDHALNMWFVLATENPQGIAETARRIEAATGLPVFLFPKEREYFVEMKLEA
- a CDS encoding Lrp/AsnC family transcriptional regulator; protein product: MCTTTMAGREVVHQPQAAAFRLLNDYQRGFPLVSEPFVAIAAQCGLSEPAVLAALQDWLDSGVVSRVGAVFAPRRVGASALAALAAPLARLESIAARISAVPEVNHNYQREHSLNLWFVITAASEQRLQQVVAEIERDTGCRVVVLPLEEEFHIDLGFDLGGAVRGAVSAARGDLPPLGETACALPGLERRLMTALQAGLPLLPRPFDALGRKVGLSEAMVIELIASWLENGLIKRFGIVVRHHELGFRANAMCVWDVPDDQVSELGRSLAAEPAVTLCYRRSRVVPDWPYNLFCMIHGKSREAVLEVREAIAARHQMNRWSGAVLFSTRRFKQQGARYLADGDA
- a CDS encoding protein nirF codes for the protein MPGSKVKRAALTVAMLLLSACASQPPVALRGTGDLGVIVERATGRLQVIETTQRRALAQVSGLGDLSHASVVFSRDSRYAYVFGRDGGLTKVDLLTATIANRVVQAGNAIGGAISQDGRILVAQNYEPGGIKAFDAGTLELLADVPAAYGPDGKRSKVVGLADLPGNRFVYSLFDANEIRVTDLSDPQHPKTERYPSGKQPYDALVTPDGRYYIAGLFGEDGLSMLDLWHAEKGVRTILPGYGRGEQALPVYKMPHLRGWAVAGGRAYLPAIGRHEVLVVELGSWKEIARIPVKSQPVFVMARPDGREVWVNFAFPDNGWVQVIDTIQNNIVDTLQPGRAILHMEFAPKGEEVWVSARDDNKVVIYGTAKRDKRAELPAASPSGIFFTSRAFRTGF
- a CDS encoding cytochrome c — protein: MLIAAFLPALVVPVHAQGPAPDDKRQRELVHMVRQDCGSCHGLTLQGGLGPALTPAALRGKPSEGLVATIIGGRPGTPMPPFRGLIEESEAAWVVERLLEGFPADGGPQSAQRTAGTR